Proteins from one Camelina sativa cultivar DH55 chromosome 8, Cs, whole genome shotgun sequence genomic window:
- the LOC104706327 gene encoding uncharacterized protein LOC104706327 — protein sequence MATTAIKKPKIEQGEEGEVVAKTSSIQIPDDREALLEFMDQRAKSIQSLKDQISILDRKLAEERKLMADAEAKFLQIDRVEDGTLSKSKSKVPGKNGSLLGIAEFWTEGNKAKTANETSSTPHSRTEMESLKVPAIILPPSFKRRASAPVRAEVNETIQAQPMATRDHNIPMEDISGPEAKRLRSIPDEVVRDTQVRDNGAQPMATRNYDVPKGDKSVLEAKRSRGIPNEVVRESEGRHNLAQPMATRDIPKEAKSGLEAKKSPSIPNEVVCETQDRENQTQDRDNQTQAQAQDTQTNKDFARPRIRVSSNISPQGQQEKSEFRGHDELIALISRSSLRPTIEGRTVGMLPSCHTKRMRSLALSPSSRELFATSALDGAVHFWKLQSDRSTATLFKTVNRVAVDQKKWAEDIAWHPYKSALFSVYTADDGHPQISAIYLNEARGSCESKFLEDRPHSKGLINRIMFTPWDDPCFITGGSDHAVVLWRDRCENNAWKPTLLHRDLHSSAVMGVAGMRHNNLVLSCGDDRRFVGFDAREEKVTFKHRLDNRCTNILPNPRDVNLVMVHTRQLDRQLRLYDVRLPQTELFSFGWKQESSESQSALINQSWSPDGLHISSGSADPVIHIFDIRYNAPSPSLSMKAHKKRVFKAEWHSSHPLLVSISSDLSIGIHKLW from the exons ATGGCGACGACGGCgataaaaaaacctaaaattgaGCAAGGGGAAGAAGGTGAAGTAGTAGCAAAAACGTCCTCAATTCAAATCCCAGATGATAGAGAAGCTCTATTAGAGTTCATGGACCAGCGTGCCAAGTCTATCCAAAGCCTTAAAGACCAGATTTCAATCCTCGACAGAAAG CTTGCTGAAGAGAGAAAACTGATGGCGGATGCCGAGGCAAAGTTCTTACAAATTGATCGTGTTGAAGATGGTACCTTATCTAAGTCGAAATCAAAAGTGCCTGGTAAAAATGGAAGTTTACTTGGTATAGCAGAGTTCTGGACCGAGGGAAATAAGGCCAAGACTGCCAATGAAACCTCTTCTACTCCACATTCACGTACTGAGATGGAATCCTTGAAAGTGCCAGCCATTATCTTACCTCCTTCTTTTAAACGAAGAGCTTCTGCACCCGTTAGAGCAGAAGTAAATGAGACCATCCAAGCTCAACCCATGGCTACAAGGGATCATAACATTCCAATGGAAGACATAAGTGGCCCTGAGGCCAAGAGACTTCGTAGTATTCCTGATGAAGTAGTAAGGGATACCCAAGTTCGAGATAATGGAGCTCAACCCATGGCTACGAGGAATTATGATGTCCCCAAAGGAGATAAAAGTGTCCTTGAGGCCAAGAGATCTCGTGGTATACCTAATGAAGTGGTAAGGGAATCCGAAGGTCGACATAACTTAGCTCAACCCATGGCTACAAGGGATATCCCAAAGGAAGCCAAAAGTGGTCTTGAGGCCAAGAAATCTCCTAGTATTCCTAATGAAGTGGTATGTGAAACTCAAGATCGAGAGAACCAAACTCAAGATAGAGATAACCAAACtcaagctcaagctcaagataCCCAGACTAATAAGGACTTTGCAAGGCCAAGGATCAGAGTTTCTTCTAACATTTCTCCACAAGGACAACAGGAAAAATCTG agTTTCGAGGACATGATGAGTTGATAGCGCTTATAAGTAGGAGCTCTTTGCGTCCTACAATTGAAGGTCGCACTGTAGGTATGCTACCAAGTTGTCACACGAAAAGAATGAGAAGTCTTGCTCTTTCTCCTTCAAGCCGTGAGCTATTTGCTACTAG TGCATTGGATGGGGCGGTTCATTTCTGGAAGCTTCAGTCTGATAG GTCCACAGCTACTTTGTTTAAGACGGTTAATCGGGTAGCAGTAGATCAGAAGAAATGGGCAGAAGATATAGCTTGGCATCCATACAAGAGTGCACTTTTCTCCGTGTATACTGCAGATGACGGTCACCCTCAGATATCAGCCATATATCTGAATGAAGCAAGAGGG AGTTGTGAGTCAAAATTTCTGGAGGACAGGCCTCATAGCAAAGGTCTTATCAACAGAATCATGTTTACGCCTTGGGATGATCCTTGTTTCATAACAGGTGGGAGTGACCATGCAGTAGTGTTATGGCGGGATCGATGTGAAAATAATGCGTGGAAGCCGACGCTTCTGCATAGGGACTTGCACTCGTCGGCTGTGATGGGAGTTGCTGGAATGCGCCATAACAATCTCGTCTTGTCGTGTGGAGATGATAGGAGATTTGTTGGGTTTGATGCCCGGGAAGAAAAAGTCACATTTAAACATAGACTAGACAACAGATGCACAAATATACTGCCAAACCCGAGAGATGTCAACCTTGTCATGGTTCACACAAG GCAGCTAGACCGGCAACTACGGTTGTATGATGTAAGATTGCCTCAGACAGAACTATTTTCTTTTGGGTGGAAGCAAGAAAGCAGTGAATCGCAGTCGGCTCTAATCAACCAGTCTTGGTCTCCTGATGGTTTACACATCTCATCTGGTTCTGCAGACCCTGTGATCCACATCTTTGATATCCGCTACAATGCACCAAGCCCGTCTCTCTCGATGAAAGCTCATAAGAAAAGAGTGTTCAAAGCCGAGTGGCACTCTTCTCATCCGCTGCTTGTCTCCATCTCATCAGACTTATCAATTGGGATTCACAAGCTATGGTGA
- the LOC104706331 gene encoding tudor domain-containing protein 3, with translation MEAASTSSAGGNTHAVVINALTNRGWCFRDVSYLKSLVTDIYSLIGGGNQTGAVVDSVEAELLNMDIRLIGGKSLPDSTELRRCSHLQGPKVLQISSVRDVTRSSAEEFLGSSTAKRVFKFVLTDGKTEISALEYSHIPSINNDVTPGTKVRLENKAVIRDGLVCLTPKEVTLLGGNVPSLTEEWQMKKKYASLAHSSGRKSQESKAGDGPPPFEELKIQKGSHHRDYNKTTSRNIVPTAAESNVKLAGGEKVESSEVGGNKKGTDTNLQRKPADSDPKSVKVENQEKPSSSDTRPKQVVEAIPLQNQAAAQILLEKMKNSSSNDRQYQGRRGRGRGRGRGRGREEEDSAVLTLDEWEKKNTGRGGLATVDRPSNTTRDEDLARQLQYQFDLEDSYGQEMDGTGAADIRMNMFDYGRPDDSFGHGRGRGGGRGRGRGRGHRRGRGRV, from the exons ATGGAGGCAGCATCCACCTCCTCCGCCGGCGGCAACACTCACGCCGTCGTGATAAATGCTTTAACTAACCGAGGCTGGTGCTTCAGAGACGTATCTTACCTGAAATCTCTGGTCACTGATATCTACTCCTTGATTGGCGGCGGTAATCAAACAGGCGCGGTGGTGGACTCAGTGGAGGCCGAGCTGCTTAACATGGATATTAGATTAATCGGAGGCAAGTCCCTCCCTGATTCAACCGAGTTACGCAGGTGTTCTCATCTTCAAGGCCCCAAAGTTCTACAG ATAAGTTCTGTTAGGGATGTTACAAGAAGTAGCGCAGAGGAATTCCTGGGAAGTTCAACTGCTAAACGAGTGTTTAAATTCGTTCTGACTGATGGGAAGACTGAGATATCTGCACTTGAGTACTCTCATATACCATCGATTAACAATGATGTGACTCCTGGTACTAAG GTCCGTTTAGAAAATAAGGCTGTGATACGTGACGGTCTAGTATGTTTGACTCCAAAAGAGGTGACTTTATTGGGCGGTAATGTGCCATCGCTCACTGAAGAATggcagatgaagaaaaaatatgcTAGTTTGGCTCATTCATCTGGAAGGAAATCTCAGGAAAGCAAAGCTGGTGATGGTCCTCCTCCATTTGAGGAGTTGAAGATTCAAAAAGGTTCCCATCACCGTG ATTACAACAAGACGACATCAAGGAACATCGTACCTACTGCTGCGGAAAGCAACGTAAAACTCGCCGGTGGAGAAAAAGTTGAAAGTAGTGAAGTTGGTGGGAACAAAAAAGGTACAGATACGAATTTACAAAGGAAACCTGCAGATTCTGATCCAAAATCTGTCAAAGTTGAAAATCAGGAAAAGCCAAGCAGTTCAGATACAAGACCTAAACAAG TGGTAGAAGCTATTCCTTTACAGAACCAAGCGGCTGCGCAGATACTTcttgagaaaatgaaaaattcgaGTTCAAATGACCGGCAATACCAAGGAAGAAGAGGTAggggtagaggtagaggtagagggagggggagagaagaagaagactctgcAGTGCTTACACTGGATGAGTGGGAAAAGAAGAATACTGGCAGGGGAGGTCTTGCAACAGTTGACCGTCCTAGCAACACTACCCGCGATGAAGATCTTGCAAGGCAGCTTCAGTATCAGTTTGATCTAGAAGACTCTTAT GGGCAGGAGATGGATGGAACCGGGGCAGCGGATATCAGAATGAATATGTTTGATTACGGAAGACCAGATGATAGCTTTGGCCATGGAAggggaagaggaggaggaagaggaagaggaagagggcGAGGACATAGGCGGGGACGAGGACGTGTGTAG
- the LOC104706324 gene encoding peroxidase N, with protein sequence MKTQISKVMGGHVLLTVFTLFMLCSGVRSQLNPDIYAKSCPSLGQIVRNQVTIAMNAEKRMAASLIRLHFHDCFVNGCDASILLDGTDSEKLAIPNLNSARGFEVVDTIKAAVENACPGVVSCADILTLAARDSVSLSGGPRWRVALGRKDGLVANQSSANNLPSPFESLDAIIAKFVAVGLNITDVVALSGAHTFGQAKCDLFSNRLFNFTGTGTPDATLETSLLSNLQSVCPLGGNGNITAPLDSGSTDAFDNNYFKNLLQGKGLLSSDQILFSSDLAVNTTKTLVEAYSRNQYLFFRDFTCSMIRMGNIANGASGEVRKNCRVINN encoded by the exons ATGAAAACACAAATATCTAAGGTGATGGGAGGACATGTCTTGCTTACTGTTTTCACTCTATTTATGCTTTGTTCAGGGGTTAGATCACAGCTAAACCCTGACATTTATGCTAAATCGTGCCCCTCTCTTGGACAAATTGTCCGTAACCAAGTTACAATCGCCATGAATGCCGAAAAACGGATGGCTGCTTCTCTCATTCGTCTTCATTTCCACGACTGTTTTGTTAAT GGGTGCGATGCGTCTATATTGTTGGATGGAACCGACAGTGAGAAACTCGCGATCCCAAACCTGAACTCTGCCAGAGGATTTGAAGTAGTTGATACTATCAAAGCCGCTGTGGAAAACGCATGTCCTGGTGTTGTTTCTTGTGCTGATATCCTCACTTTGGCCGCTCGCGACTCGGTTTCCTTG AGTGGAGGGCCTAGGTGGAGAGTGGCATTAGGAAGAAAAGATGGATTGGTGGCAAATCAGAGCAGTGCAAACAATCTCCCATCTCCGTTTGAATCTTTAGACGCTATTATTGCCAAGTTTGTAGCCGTAGGCCTTAACATCACTGACGTCGTAGCTTTATCAG gAGCTCACACCTTTGGACAAGCAAAGTGTGATCTCTTCAGCAACCGGCTGTTCAACTTTACCGGGACAGGAACTCCAGACGCAACACTTGAGACATCACTGTTGTCTAATCTGCAATCAGTTTGTCCACTCGGAGGTAATGGAAACATAACAGCGCCCCTTGACAGTGGCTCTACGGACGCCTTCGACAACAACTATTTCAAGAACCTACTCCAAGGGAAAGGTCTTTTGAGCTCTGATCAGATTCTGTTCTCGAGTGACTTGGCCGTGAACACAACAAAGACACTAGTAGAAGCTTATAGTCGGAACCAGTACTTGTTCTTCAGAGACTTCACTTGTTCGATGATCAGAATGGGGAATATTGCGAATGGAGCTAGTGGGGAGGTTAGGAAAAACTGCAGGGTTatcaataattaa
- the LOC104706332 gene encoding glycine-rich RNA-binding protein RZ1B isoform X2: protein MTMDDGNSVYVGGLPYDITEEAVRRVFSIYGSVLTVKIVNDRSVRGKCYGFVTFSNRRSVDDAIDDMDGKNIGGRAVRVNEVTTRGGRMNPGPGRVRPHGGWDRSPDRRSDGNYDRDRYSDRSRERDRSQDRRKDQHYIEKERAYEHSLEFERRNDHDMLDRNGYKERVFEGDGGDWRGDRSFGDNGRGIKINGTSTHEGRSQETKRDDSTMLDGRGKDHFSNTSGDQSFQVKGELDSLIKIREALQDEVLVVEDRLEEKEVVCSELQKKSKRLEDLLINEKKLVSQRRKELAKLHKSFSRVRECTDNLKDCEQELQSLVNAAARDGVAGGDEGLGNVYA, encoded by the exons ATGACGATGGACGATGGCAACTCCGTCTACGTCGGCGGCCTACCTTACGACATCACCGAGGAGGCTGTCCGCCGTGTCTTCTCTATTTACGGCTCTGTGCTCACCgttaag ATTGTGAATGACCGGAGTGTAAGAGGGAAATGCTATggctttgttactttttcaaatcGTCGATCGGTTGATGATGCTATCGACGACATGGATGGAAAA AATATTGGTGGGCGTGCAGTGCGTGTGAATGAGGTGACGACAAGAGGTGGAAGAATGAATCCAGGTCCGGGGAGGGTACGACCACACGGTGGATGGGATAGGAGCCCTGATAGGAGAAGTGATGGTAATTATGACAGGGATAGGTATAGTGATCGGTCCCGAGAACGGGATAGGTCTCAGGACAGAAGAAAAGATCAACATTACATAGAGAAGGAAAGAGCTTATGAGCATTCACTGGAGTTTGAGAGGAGAAATGATCATGATATGCTTGATAGAAATGGTTACAAGGAAAGAGTTTTTGAAGGTGATGGAGGAGATTGGCGTGGGGATCGGTCTTTTGGGGATAATGGTAGGGGAATCAAAATCAATGGGACCAGTACTCATGAAGGTAGGAgccaagaaacaaagagagatgaTAG TACCATGCTTGATGGGCGTGGAAAAGATCACTTCTCTAATACAAGTGGAGATCAGAGTTTTCAG GTGAAAGGAGAACTGGATTCGCTGATTAAGATACGTGAGGCACTTCAAGATGAG GTGCTGGTGGTGGAGGACAgattggaagaaaaagaagttgtgTGCTCAGAGTTACAAAAAAAGTCTAAG AGATTAGAAGATTTGTTGATCAATGAAAAGAAACTGGTTTCACAACGCCGAAAAGAATTGGCAAAG CTACATAAGTCATTTTCAAGGGTTAGAGAGTGCACTGACAACCTTAAAGACTGTGAACAGGAACTCCAG TCGCTTGTTAATGCAGCAGCTAGAGATGGCGTGGCAGGTGGTGATGAAGGACTGGGAAACGTGTATGCGTAA
- the LOC109124863 gene encoding mediator of RNA polymerase II transcription subunit 31, whose translation MASPEEIDDDTSEIPSPPKNVYKDPDGGRQRFLLELEFIQCLANPTYIHYLAQNRYFEDEAFIEYLNYLQYWQRPEYIKFIMYPHCLYFLELLQNPNFRTAMAHPANKELAHRQQFYYWKNYRNNRLKHILPRPLPEPIAPPPPPAPSTSLPPAPSATAALSPALSPMQYNNMLSKNDTRNMGAAGIDRRKRKKGT comes from the exons ATGGCTTCGCCagaggagattgatgatgatacATCAGAGATTCCATCCCC ACCAAAGAACGTTTACAAGGATCCCGACGGTGGAAGACAACGATTCTTACTGGAACTTGAATTCATTCAATGTCTCGCCAATCCTACTTACATCCACT ACCTGGCACAGAATCGGTATTTTGAAGATGAAGCATTTATTGAATACTTGAACTATCTTCAATATTGGCAGCGACCAGAGTACATCAAGTTCATAAT GTACCCACATTGCCTATATTTCCTCGAACTTCTTCAAAACCCCAACTTCAGGACTGCTATGGCCCATCCTGCAAACAAG GAATTGGCACATAGGCAACAGTTTTACTATTGGAAGAACTACAGAAACAACAGGCTGAAGCACATTCTACCTCGGCCTCTTCCAGAGCCTATagctccaccaccaccacctgcaCCTTCAACTTCTTTGCCACCTGCACCATCAGCAACTGCTGCTCTCTCTCCAGCCCTTTCTCCCATGCAGTACAATAATATGCTTTCTAAGAATGACACCAGGAATATGGGGGCTGCTGGTATTGATCGTAGGAAGAGAAA gAAGGGTACATAA
- the LOC104706326 gene encoding uncharacterized protein LOC104706326: MNDQSKLMNPPPPQQMIGQPPPQQRMNPPPPSQPRIMNQTPMLGQSHPILSMNQQQQTQVMMNNNQAMMMNPRNFNLNPSLSSEYQQSLPLNNFGSKHSKMMRNNWKGKKISGGGDKRPMMEQQQPIRRMHNSGIPMYNPQQIIPGSGSIQAGPVGGGGYKPPTLNELQSQNRLKTRKFYPKKKYGNRYVPYAPRNTTSFIIRAKKSGGIAELVSPCPVTPAVLPTPMFSPSREVLGDMAKEEWGVDGYGSMKGLIRLRADGNELEPYDEDDEDEGGSSESDVEEHVEVERRLDHDLSRFEMIYPNYGGSEYNNVLENRVDDQDSHIAQLEEENLTLKERLFLMERELGDMRRRLQYLERRDMVAEDANEEVVENESESDGDDTGGSDARTSGETKGNHAASEDVCMQDVAARDGEATVKEINNNSKSNVGEAKDSKHKIDVGSSGENEPEGKEKAETDFREVSGEQCEEANQGMDQSKDNEMAIEKLEDASENDSVGDQ, from the coding sequence ATGAACGATCAATCTAAGCTGATGAATCCGCCACCACCACAGCAGATGATTGGTCAGCCTCCGCCTCAACAGAGGATGAATCCGCCGCCGCCGTCTCAGCCGCGGATTATGAACCAGACTCCTATGTTAGGCCAGTCTCATCCGATTTTGAGTATGAACCAGCAGCAGCAGACACAGGTTATGATGAACAACAACCAGGCTATGATGATGAATCCACGCAACTTTAACCTTAACCCTAGCTTGAGCTCCGAGTACCAGCAGAGCCTTCCTCTTAATAACTTTGGCTCGAAGCATTCGAAAATGATGCGGAACAATTGGAAAGGGAAGAAGATTTCAGGTGGTGGTGACAAGAGGCCAATGATGGAGCAGCAGCAGCCGATTAGGAGGATGCATAACTCTGGGATCCCTATGTATAACCCTCAGCAGATCATACCTGGTTCTGGTAGTATTCAGGCTGGTCCTGTTGGTGGAGGTGGTTACAAGCCGCCGACTTTGAACGAGTTGCAGTCTCAGAACAGGTTGAAGACCAGGAAGTTTTATCCCAAGAAGAAGTATGGAAATAGATATGTTCCTTATGCTCCTAGGAACACGACTTCGTTTATTATCAGGGCTAAGAAATCTGGTGGGATTGCTGAGTTGGTGTCTCCATGCCCTGTGACACCTGCTGTGTTGCCGACTCCGATGTTTTCTCCGTCCAGGGAGGTGTTGGGTGATATGGCTAAGGAGGAGTGGGGGGTTGATGGTTATGGCTCTATGAAAGGGTTGATTAGGCTGCGAGCTGATGGAAATGAGTTGGAACCttatgatgaggatgatgaagatgaaggtggATCGAGTGAGAGTGATGTGGAGGAGCATGTTGAGGTTGAGAGGAGACTAGACCATGATTTGAGTCGGTTTGAGATGATTTACCCCAACTATGGTGGGTCTGAGTATAACAATGTTTTGGAAAACCGAGTGGATGATCAGGATAGCCATATTGCTCAACTGGAGGAAGAGAACTTAACTTTGAAGGAAAGGTTGTTCTTGATGGAAAGGGAGTTAGGTGACATGAGGAGAAGGTTACAGTATCTCGAGAGGCGGGATATGGTTGCTGAAGATGCTAACGAGGAGGTTGTGGAGAATGAATCTGAAAGTGACGGTGATGATACAGGAGGTTCTGATGCACGTACTAGCGGTGAAACAAAGGGTAACCATGCAGCTTCAGAAGATGTTTGTATGCAGGATGTTGCGGCTAGGGATGGTGAGGCTACTGTGAaagaaatcaacaacaacagtaaGAGCAATGTGGGTGAAGCTAAAGATAGCAAACATAAGATTGATGTGGGAAGCTCTGGGGAAAATGAACCTGAAGGTAAGGAAAAAGCTGAGACAGATTTTCGGGAAGTTTCAGGGGAACAATGTGAGGAAGCCAATCAGGGTATGGATCAGAGTAAGGATAATGAAATGGCGATTGAGAAGCTTGAAGATGCATCTGAGAATGATTCTGTTGGAGATCAATGA
- the LOC104706329 gene encoding probable plastid-lipid-associated protein 8, chloroplastic — translation MAAAASSLTIASSFSEPRAQILNSSKRSNLPLQYSIPYKADSRSRSRRLGLVVSSVSAPNVELRTGPDDLISTLLSKVANSDGGVTLSPEQHKEVAQVAGELQKYCVKEPVKNPLIFGDWDVVYCSRPTSPGGGYRSVIGRLFFKTKEMIQGIDSPDIVRNKVSITAFGFLDGDVSLTGKLTALDSEWVQVIFEPPEIKVGSLEFKYGFESEVKLRITYVDEKLRLGLGSRGSLFVFRRRQ, via the exons ATGGCTGCGGCTGCTTCTTCCCTTACAATCGCGTCTTCTTTCTCCGAACCACGGGCTCAGATCCTCAACTCCTCGAAGCGTTCGAACCTCCCTCTTCAGTATTCAATCCCTTACAAGGCCGATTCGCGGAGCAGGAGTAGAAGATTAGGACTCGTCGTCAGTTCTGTTTCAGCTCCCAACGTTGAGCTTCGCACTGGACCCGATGATCTCATTTCTACACTCCTCTCTAAG GTTGCGAATAGCGATGGAGGTGTGACACTGAGCCCTGAACAACACAAGGAGGTTGCACAAGTGGCTGGGGAGCTTCAAAAGTACTGTGTCAAGGAGCCAGTTAAAAACCCTCTCATTTTCGGAG ATTGGGACGTGGTGTACTGCTCTAGACCAACCTCTCCCGGTGGAGGCTACAGAAGTGTGATAGGCCGCCTCTTCTTCAAAACGAAAGAGATGATACAAGGCATTGATTCTCCTGATATCGTCAGGAATAAAGTTTCCATCACtgcttttggttttcttgacGGAGATGTCTCCTTGACAG GGAAGCTGACAGCGTTGGACAGTGAGTGGGTTCAGGTGATATTTGAGCCTCCGGAAATCAAGGTAGGATCTCTTGAGTTTAAATACGGGTTCGAAAGCGAAGTGAAGCTTCGGATCACATACGTCGATGAGAAACTTAGGTTGGGATTAGGCTCTAGAGGATCATTGTTCGTCTTCCGAAGGCGtcaataa
- the LOC104706332 gene encoding glycine-rich RNA-binding protein RZ1B isoform X1, which produces MTMDDGNSVYVGGLPYDITEEAVRRVFSIYGSVLTVKIVNDRSVRGKCYGFVTFSNRRSVDDAIDDMDGKNIGGRAVRVNEVTTRGGRMNPGPGRVRPHGGWDRSPDRRSDGNYDRDRYSDRSRERDRSQDRRKDQHYIEKERAYEHSLEFERRNDHDMLDRNGYKERVFEGDGGDWRGDRSFGDNGRGIKINGTSTHEGRSQETKRDDSSTMLDGRGKDHFSNTSGDQSFQVKGELDSLIKIREALQDEVLVVEDRLEEKEVVCSELQKKSKRLEDLLINEKKLVSQRRKELAKLHKSFSRVRECTDNLKDCEQELQSLVNAAARDGVAGGDEGLGNVYA; this is translated from the exons ATGACGATGGACGATGGCAACTCCGTCTACGTCGGCGGCCTACCTTACGACATCACCGAGGAGGCTGTCCGCCGTGTCTTCTCTATTTACGGCTCTGTGCTCACCgttaag ATTGTGAATGACCGGAGTGTAAGAGGGAAATGCTATggctttgttactttttcaaatcGTCGATCGGTTGATGATGCTATCGACGACATGGATGGAAAA AATATTGGTGGGCGTGCAGTGCGTGTGAATGAGGTGACGACAAGAGGTGGAAGAATGAATCCAGGTCCGGGGAGGGTACGACCACACGGTGGATGGGATAGGAGCCCTGATAGGAGAAGTGATGGTAATTATGACAGGGATAGGTATAGTGATCGGTCCCGAGAACGGGATAGGTCTCAGGACAGAAGAAAAGATCAACATTACATAGAGAAGGAAAGAGCTTATGAGCATTCACTGGAGTTTGAGAGGAGAAATGATCATGATATGCTTGATAGAAATGGTTACAAGGAAAGAGTTTTTGAAGGTGATGGAGGAGATTGGCGTGGGGATCGGTCTTTTGGGGATAATGGTAGGGGAATCAAAATCAATGGGACCAGTACTCATGAAGGTAGGAgccaagaaacaaagagagatgaTAG CAGTACCATGCTTGATGGGCGTGGAAAAGATCACTTCTCTAATACAAGTGGAGATCAGAGTTTTCAG GTGAAAGGAGAACTGGATTCGCTGATTAAGATACGTGAGGCACTTCAAGATGAG GTGCTGGTGGTGGAGGACAgattggaagaaaaagaagttgtgTGCTCAGAGTTACAAAAAAAGTCTAAG AGATTAGAAGATTTGTTGATCAATGAAAAGAAACTGGTTTCACAACGCCGAAAAGAATTGGCAAAG CTACATAAGTCATTTTCAAGGGTTAGAGAGTGCACTGACAACCTTAAAGACTGTGAACAGGAACTCCAG TCGCTTGTTAATGCAGCAGCTAGAGATGGCGTGGCAGGTGGTGATGAAGGACTGGGAAACGTGTATGCGTAA
- the LOC104706330 gene encoding protein PGR, producing METSPQLRLIIAVVISSLIAFRSYKRKSLDLSGGIAGFLVMTIHFAAGFRYGALLLVFFLTSSKLTKVGEDKKRRVDVEFKEGGQRNWLQVLCNSGIASVIVVIACTLTGWQDKCLDPKQSITVTALIGGIIGHYACCSGDTWSSELGVLSDAQPRLITTFKPVKKGTNGGVTKAGLLAALAAGTTVGLTFIIFGFFTAKCPSDVALKQLLVVPLSALAGLCGSLIDSVLGATIQFSGFCSVRNKIVGKPGPTVKKISGVDILDNNGVNFVSILLTSFLTSIAFMYIF from the exons ATGGAAACGTCGCCGCAGCTCAGGCTTATCATCGCCGTCGTAATATCGTCACTCATCGCTTTCCGATCGTACAAGCGGAAGTCGCTCGATCTCTCCGGTGGAATTGCTGGATTCCTTGTTATGACCATCCATTTCGCCGCCGGTTTCAG gtacGGAGCTCTGCTGCTTGTATTCTTTCTTACTTCCTCGAAGCTTACCAAGGTTGGCGAAGATAAAAAACGACGCGTTGATGTTGAGTTTAAGGAAGGTGGACAAAGGAACTG GTTACAAGTGTTATGCAATAGTGGGATTGCATCAGTTATAGTTGTAATTGCATGTACTTTAACGGGTTGGCAGGACAAGTGTTTGGACCCCAAGCAGTCCATAACTGTAACAGCTCTTATTGGTGGGATCATCGGTCATTACGCTTGCTGTAGTGGAGACACTTGGTCCTCGGAGCTTGGGGTTCTAAGTGATGCCCAGCCTCGACTAATCACAACGTTTAAG CCGGTGAAGAAGGGAACAAATGGTGGAGTTACTAAGGCAGGACTCTTAGCTGCCTTGGCAGCCGGCACCACTGTTGGCTTAACATTCATCATCTTCGGATTCTTTACTGCAAAATGCCCAAGCGATGTGGCTCTGAAGCAACTCTTAGTCGTTCCACTCTCTGCATTAGCTGGATTATGTGGGAGTCTTATTGATTCTGTACTAGGAGCAACCATCCAATTCAGTGGCTTCTGCTCTGTTCGGAACAAG ATTGTAGGGAAACCAGGGCCGACGGTTAAGAAGATATCAGGTGTGGACATCCTTGACAACAATGGTGTGAACTTTGTCTCCATACTCTTGACATCCTTTCTGACTTCCATTGCTTTTATGTACATTTTCTGA